In one Gemmatimonadota bacterium genomic region, the following are encoded:
- a CDS encoding NIPSNAP family protein has product MFVNPYRAAEAQAMNHVYELRTYTTLEGQLPALLERFGGGETDLFEKHGMSGVGYWVPLDEPDSENTLVYMLAHESREAAAASWRAFGGDPEWTAMREASGRLVSNVVSVFLSPTDFSPAR; this is encoded by the coding sequence ATGTTCGTCAATCCATACCGCGCGGCCGAAGCGCAAGCCATGAACCATGTCTACGAGCTGCGCACGTACACGACGCTCGAAGGCCAGCTGCCCGCGCTCCTGGAGCGATTCGGCGGGGGCGAGACGGACCTGTTCGAGAAACACGGCATGAGCGGCGTCGGTTACTGGGTGCCGCTCGACGAACCTGACTCCGAAAACACGCTGGTCTACATGCTGGCTCACGAAAGCCGGGAAGCCGCAGCAGCCTCGTGGCGGGCGTTCGGTGGCGATCCCGAGTGGACCGCCATGCGGGAGGCCTCGGGCCGTCTCGTGAGCAACGTCGTATCGGTGTTCTTGTCGCCCACGGACTTTTCGCCGGCCAGGTAA